The bacterium sequence CGGCATGGATGTGGTTCCCGAAAAAGCGGCAGGACAGTTCACTTTCGACAAAACTACGTACTATTTTTGTAGTAAAGGTTGCCTGGTGAAATTCCGCCAAAACCCTGGAAACTACGCACCGCAAGCGTCCCGCCCGCAAGTTCCGCAGGAAAGCGGAGGTAC is a genomic window containing:
- a CDS encoding YHS domain-containing protein, with protein sequence MDVVPEKAAGQFTFDKTTYYFCSKGCLVKFRQNPGNYAPQASRPQVPQESGGT